The genomic region AATCATTTGGAGGACTTGGTTTAAGCCAACTGGGTTTTTAACAAGCACCAATGTGACCGCCTTGTCCTTCAATTGAATCACTTCTTGGCGACCGAAAACTTTTTTATTTTGCGTGAAGGCTTTTTGAATATCCGAAACAGGGACATCCAAGAAGCGGCCAACGCTGTAAGCTGCGAGAGCATTATAGATGTTGTACATACCACCGATTGAGATTTCAAAAGGTGCTTGGTTAATTTCAAATTGAGAACTTGTTGGGCGCATTTCGTTGATGGCCGTCACTTGATCCGTTAGTTCAGGGCGTTTGAAGCCGCAATTTGGGCAGTAGAATTTGCCTTGGCTACTATAACTGATGAACTTGTAGTGAATGATATGTTGGCAAACAGGACACAAAACGCCGTCTGTATTGCTTGGTGCGAGCATTTCGCCATCTGGTTGATGATTAAAACCGTAGTAAATTTTAGGATTAGGTAATTCAACCGATGAGAAAAGTGGCACATCACCATTCATAATTAAGGTTGTATTAGGCACGAGCTTAACGCCAGCCAAAATCTTATTATAAGTGGTATAAATTTCACCAAAACGATCCATTTGATCTCTAAAGATGTTAGTCATCACAATTGCCTTAGGTTCAACGTAGCGGCAAAGTGGTTCGACGTTGGCTTCGTCAACTTCAAGAATTGCAAGTTGTTTTTGACCTTTTTTAGGATGATGGGCCAAAAAGGCCGTCGTAATTCCTTGCATCATGTTTGATCCTGTTGAATTGGTCATGATGTTGTCGTATTTTTGCTTGAGCGTTTGAACCGTCAAAGCCGTCGTCAACGTTTTACCATTAGTCCCAGTGATGATAATCACGTCGTAGTTTTTAGTTAAGTTTTTCAAAACAGCGGGGTCTAGATTTGTTGCAATCTGACCAGGTAAAGAGCTGCCGCCTTTCATAAAGGTATGTAAGAACCAGTATGAAAAACGTCCCGTTGTTGTTGCAAATGAACTTTTAATTGTCATGCAAGCCACCCTTTCAATGTTCATAATAATAGCATATTTTCTGGAAAACGACGATAGGGAAGTCATGAAGGGGCAAAATTTATAGAAACTTTAGTTTTTATCGGGGCCGATATTGTTGCGATTCCTATTTTCAGGTATACTAGATTAAAATGTGCTTTGATATAGGGGTGTTTGGAAATGGCGCAATTATTTTTTCGATATGGTGCAATGAACAGTGGTAAATCAATTGAAATTCTAAAAGTTGCTCATAATTATGAAGAACAGAATAAATCAGTGATTATCTTAACCAGTGGGATTGATAATCGTGACGGCGTGGGAATCGTTTCAAGTCGAATTGGTTTGAAACGCGAAGCAACACCAATTTTTTCGGACACGAATATTTACGAATTGGTTGAAGCAACTAATCCAGATGCCGCTTGTGTTTTAATTGATGAATCACAATTTTTAGAACGGCACCATGTTATCGAAGCTGCCAAAGTCGTTGATGATTTGAATATCCCGGTGATGGCGTTTGGTCTTAAAAATGATTTTAAGAATGAATTATTTGAAGGCTCGAAATACCTCTTATTGTTTGCCAATAAGATAGAAGAAATGAAGACCATTTGTTGGTTCTGCCGCAAAAAGGCGATTATGAACTTGCGAATGAATAACGGCTTGCCTGTTTATACAGGTGAACAGATTCAAATCGGTGGCAATGAAGCTTACTATCCAGTATGCCGGAAGCACTATTTTAACCCACCAATACAAGAAGAGATTGAAAAGGAAGGCTAATCATTCATGGATAAAATGTTTGAACAACTCGATGGTTTATTAGACCGCTATGCAGAATTACAGGAATTAATGTCTGATCCAGAAGTGATTAATGAAACCAGTCGCTACATGGAACTTTCTAAGGAAGAAGCGGGCTTGCGCGAAATTGTGGGCAAGTATACGCGTTTGAAGGAAGTTTTAAGCGAAGTGACTGAAAATGAAGAACTTTTGCGAGAAACAACCGATTCTGAAATGACAGAATTAGTTAAGGCTGATTTAGAAGAACTCCAAACTGAAAAAGCCCAATTAGAACAAGAAATTAAGATTTTAATGTTACCAACTGACCCTAACGATGAAAAAAATATCATCATGGAAATTCGGGGCGCTGCTGGTGGGGACGAAGCAAGTCTCTTTGCGGGTGACCTCCTCAACATGTACCAACGTTACGCTGAATCACAAAACTGGCAAACAGAAATCATCGATGAAACGGCTACTGAAGTCGGCGGCTTCAAAGAAGTTGCGATGATGATTACCGGTAAGAATGTTTATTCTAAACTAAAATATGAAAATGGTGCACACCGTGTTCAACGGATCCCAAAGACGGAATCACAAGGCCGTGTTCATACGTCAACAGCAACCGTTGCTGTTATGCCTGAATACGATGGTGTTGATGTCGAATTAGAAGCAAAAGATATTCGGGTTGATGTTTACCGTGCTTCTGGTGCTGGTGGTCAACATATTAATAAGACCTCTTCAGCTGTTCGGATGACCCATATTCCAACTGGGATTGTCGTTGCAATGCAAGATCAACGTTCACAACAACAAAACCGTGTTAAAGCAATGAAGATTTTACAAGCACGTGTTTATGATTATTATGAATCACAAAACCAGAGTGAATATGACTCAAGTCGTAAATCAGCCGTTGGTTCTGGGGACCGTTCAGAACGAATCAGAACGTATAATTATCCACAAAACCGTGTGACTGATCATCGAATTGGTTTGACGCTCAATAAGTTAGATCGCATTATGAATGGTGAATTAGGCGACGTAATCGATGCCTTAATCCTCTTCGATCAAACAGAGAAATTGGAGCAATTACAAGATGGCACAGCTCACTTATCTTAAAGCCCTGAATTGGGCTTTTTTATTTTTAGAAGAACGCAATAAGGAACGTGAAGCAGCGCGTTTCCTATTATTAGGACGTCATCATTGGACGACCACTCAATTAGTATTGCATTACAGAGATGAAATGCCCGCAAACGAGTATGAACAATATCAAGCCGATTTGGCGGCATTTGCGGAGGACCAACCGGCACAATATATTTTAGGTTATGCCAATTTTTACGGACGTGATTTTAAGGTGACGCCCGCAACGCTTATTCCGCGACTTGAGACCGAGGAATTGGTAGAATGGGTATTGTCAGTAGCCCCTGTTAAGGATAGACCACTAAAAGTGCTAGATGTCGGGACCGGTTCTGGTGCCATTGCGATTACCTTGGCCTGTGAACGCCCTGATTGGCAAGTGGCTGCGGTTGATATTTCACCGGCAGCAATTGCCGTGGCTCAACAAAATGCCCAAACATTAGGTGCAAAGGTTGACTTCATCGAAGGTGATTTCTTGACGCCTGTTATGGGGCAACAATTTGACGTGATTGTTTCGAACCCGCCATATATTGCAGAAGACGAACGCTCTGTCATGGATGCTTCGGTACTTAAGCACGAACCGGATTTAGCGTTATTCGCGCCTAATAATGGGTTAGCCTTTTATGAACGCTTTGCGCAGGAAGTCCCCGCATTTTTAGAACCAGATGGCGCACTCTTTTTAGAGTTCGGTTATCAACAAAAAGAAGCGATTGTTCGGATTTTTGAACAAAAAGATCCTCTGTTTAGCTTAGAAGTACAAAAGGATATGGCAAATTGGTCTAGAATGATGCGTGTGAGTTACGATTTTAATCGGAATTTGTTATTATAGAATAAGATGTTGATTAAGGAAGGCATACAATGGAAACAAAACGATACACAGTCAACCAAATTGAACAAGCAGCCGCTGCTTTAAATGCGGGCGAATTAGTTTCTTTTCCAACCGAAACGGTTTATGGCTTAGGGGCAGATGCGACTAATCCAGCAGCCGTTAAGAAGGTCTACGCTGCCAAAGGACGTCCTAGCGATAATCCATTGATTGTCCATGTTGCTTCGGTTGAAACGGTTGAACATTACGCAGTGACGTCAAACCCGGCTTTTGGGCAATTAGTCAAAGCTTTTTGGCCTGGTTCATTAACGATTATCTTGCCCTTGAAGCATGGGGCATTTGATGCCGTTGTGACGGGTGGTTTGAAAACCGCTGCTTTTAGAATGCCAGACAATCAAGTGACATTGTCATTGATTAAAGCCGCTGGGGTACCAATCGTTGGTCCATCAGCTAATACTTCTGGGAAACCAAGTCCAACGCTTGCTGATCATGTATTACATGATTTGACAGGGAAGATTGCCGGCGTCATTGATGACGGGCCTACCGGTGTTGGCTTGGAATCAACGGTTATTGACTTAAGTGTCGCAACCCCAGTTATTTTACGACCAGGCGTGGTAACACAAGAAGCTATTGAACGCGTCATTGGTCCAATTATGACCAATAAGCACAAAGTCGGAGCAGCAGAAACACCGAAAGCACCCGGGATGAAGTATAAGCATTATGCGCCTAACGCACAGGTTTATATTGTCGCTAATCCGGATGACTTTGATGCTGCGATTGACTGGGCTAGCCAACAAGCTGTCCCATTTGGTGTGATGGCCGTCGATACGATTTTGGAAAAGCAAGCAAAAGTCCGCTTCAAGGACCAATTCTCATTAGGTGAATCGGTTGTCACAGCGAGCCAGCATTTATTTGAAGGACTACGGTATTTTGATTTGAATCCGGAAGTTAAACTAATCCTTGTCCAAGGCTTTGCCAAGGAAGGTGTTGGTTTAGCGTATATGAACCGTCTCGAAAAATCAGCAGGGCAAAAGTATTTTAGCAAGCAACAAGCCGATTAATGGTTAAGTAATTGCCTAATGACCAGTGATCGTGAATTGCAAGTGAGCACTTTTGACCCAATAATCCCCCTAAGGAGTGTTGTGCATGTTAGCTAAGACAGATCCAGTGATTAATGATTTAATTAAGCAAGAAGAAAATCGGCAACGTCATAATATTGAATTAATTGCGTCTGAAAATATTGTTTCGGGTGCTGTTCAAGAGGCACAGGGCAGTGTGCTAACGAATAAATATGCGGAAGGTTATCCCAACAAGCGGTTTTACGGTGGTTGCGAGTATATCGATCAAATCGAAACACTTGCAATTGAACGGGCTAAAGAATTATTTGGTGCCGATCACGTCAACGTCCAACCTCACTCTGGTTCACAAGCTAACATGGCGGTTTATCAAGCGCTATTAGAATCTGGCGATAAGATTCTAGGGATGAATCTAACTGATGGCGGCCATTTAACGCATGGGTCACCGTTCAACTTTAGTGGCCAACTCTATGACTTTTATAGCTATGGCGTTGCTGATACCAACGAACAATTGGATTATGCTAGCTTAGCTGCTAAGGCGCAAGAAGTGCATCCTAAGATGATTGTTGCTGGTGCTTCAGCTTATAGTCGCACAATTGATTTTCCGCGGTTACGTGAAATTGCCGATCAGGTTGGTGCCTATTTGATGATTGACATGGCCCATATTGCCGGTTTAGTCGCAACGGGTGTTCATCCGAGTCCAGTGCCATATGCCGATGTTGTCACAACGACCACTCATAAGACATTGCGGGGCCCGCGTGGTGGGATGATTCTTTGCAAAGCAGAATATGCTAAGGCAATTGACTCTGCCATTTTCCCAGGGATTCAAGGTGGACCACTAGAACACGTGATTGCTGCTAAAGCAGTTGCATTTGGTGAAGCGCTCCAACCAGAATTTACAGCTTATACAAAACAAATTGTTGCAAATGCGCAAGCAATGGCAGCTGTCTTTGACCAATCAGATTTAGTCCGGGTCGTTTCGGGGGGGACGGACAACCATTTGATGCTATTGGACTTGACCAATAGTGGCCTAAATGGAAAAGAACTGCAAAATCTATTGGATAGCGTGCATATTACGGTTAATAAAAATACAATTCCGTTTGAAAAATTAAGTCCGTTTAAGACAAGCGGGATTCGAATTGGCACACCGGCCATTACATCGCGTGGCTTTAAAGAAACGGATTGTGAACAAATTGCCAATTTAATTCTAGAAGTGATCGAAAAACATGATCAACTAGAAGCGATGACAGCAATTAGTGAAGCGGTCTTGAAATTAACCGACCAATTCCCAATCACACAAGCAAAGTTTTTAGATTAATTTAGGAATACCGCTAGTTTTTTACTGTGATATACGCTACAATAGTAAACAGAATTTTAAGCGGAAAGGAGAGTGGCTCAGAGGATGTTTTCTTTGGAGTCACTCTTTTTTGTTGAAATTCTTTCCATCAAATTGAATAGAATAGGGGCAAAAGGTAATGGCAAAGTTCACAGTTTTAAATCATCCGTTAATTCAACACAAATTAACAATTATTCGTAACAAGAATACGGGGACTAAAGTGTTCCGTGAAGTGGCGAATGAAATTGCCGAATTAATGGTTTACGAAATTACGCGCGATCTAGCAATGGAAGACGTTGAAGTTGAAACACCAATGGGCCCAGCTATTGAAAAGCAACTGAGCGGTAAAAAATTAGCAGTTGTCCCAATTTTACGTGCCGGTTTAGGCATGGTCGACGGCGTTTTAGAATTGATTCCAGCTGCTAAGGTCGGTCATATCGGAATGTATCGTGATGAAAAGACGCTTCAACCACACGAATATTTCGTTAAATTACCAACAGATATTGACCAACGTCAATTATTCATCGTTGATCCAATGTTGGCAACTGGTGGTTCTGCTATTATGGCAATTGATGCCCTTAAAAAACGTGGCGCAACATCAATGCGTTTAGTTGTTTTAGTAGCAGCACCTGAAGGCGTTAAAGCTGTGCAAGAAGCACATCCAGATGTTGATATTTATGCAGCTGGTTTAGATGATGGATTGAATGAAGAAGGCTACATTTATCCTGGTTTGGGCGATGCCGGTGATCGCTTATTCGGGACTAAATAATTAATGCACATATAATAGGAGGCGTTCGGCGATTTGGCGGACGCTTTTTTGATACCCAACGTTACATTTTGAACATGCTAACGCTTTATTTAACGCTTAACCGACTCAACAAAAAATAATTACAAATTAATCACTAATTACTTTGTACTTTCAAATTAATGGTGGTATTATCTTAATTGTGTTGCGGTAATAATTTATGCGTCTCTTTACATAAATGTTACTGTTTTTTAGGTTAATTGGTTGTACGTAGTTGTTAATCGGAAAACTCGCGTTAACTATTAAATAAGCCTAGGGAAGGAGGGAATCTTGTGGGTGATAAATATCCCATTATTAGCATTTTGGGAATTCGTTTTAATTTAGCGAACTGCCTTTCGGTATTATTAAGTGCAGCAATTGTTTTCGCGCTCGTCTTCTTCTTATCAAGAAAGATTGCGTTGAAACCAACCAAGCGGCAGAACGTCCTGGAATGGATGATCGATTTTACTAATGGTATCGTTAAGAGTGCTATGCCGGGCGAAGAAGGGAAGCAATTCTACCTATTTGCCTTTGTTATGTTTCTTTTCGTATTCATTAGTAATCAGTTCGGTTTGATTTTCCAGATGAAGGTGGACGAAGTGGTTTGGCTGAAGAGTCCAACTGCGGATCCGATTATTACAATGTCCTTAGCGATGATTGTATTAGTC from Latilactobacillus sakei subsp. sakei DSM 20017 = JCM 1157 harbors:
- the glyA gene encoding serine hydroxymethyltransferase, producing MLAKTDPVINDLIKQEENRQRHNIELIASENIVSGAVQEAQGSVLTNKYAEGYPNKRFYGGCEYIDQIETLAIERAKELFGADHVNVQPHSGSQANMAVYQALLESGDKILGMNLTDGGHLTHGSPFNFSGQLYDFYSYGVADTNEQLDYASLAAKAQEVHPKMIVAGASAYSRTIDFPRLREIADQVGAYLMIDMAHIAGLVATGVHPSPVPYADVVTTTTHKTLRGPRGGMILCKAEYAKAIDSAIFPGIQGGPLEHVIAAKAVAFGEALQPEFTAYTKQIVANAQAMAAVFDQSDLVRVVSGGTDNHLMLLDLTNSGLNGKELQNLLDSVHITVNKNTIPFEKLSPFKTSGIRIGTPAITSRGFKETDCEQIANLILEVIEKHDQLEAMTAISEAVLKLTDQFPITQAKFLD
- a CDS encoding Mur ligase family protein, which translates into the protein MTIKSSFATTTGRFSYWFLHTFMKGGSSLPGQIATNLDPAVLKNLTKNYDVIIITGTNGKTLTTALTVQTLKQKYDNIMTNSTGSNMMQGITTAFLAHHPKKGQKQLAILEVDEANVEPLCRYVEPKAIVMTNIFRDQMDRFGEIYTTYNKILAGVKLVPNTTLIMNGDVPLFSSVELPNPKIYYGFNHQPDGEMLAPSNTDGVLCPVCQHIIHYKFISYSSQGKFYCPNCGFKRPELTDQVTAINEMRPTSSQFEINQAPFEISIGGMYNIYNALAAYSVGRFLDVPVSDIQKAFTQNKKVFGRQEVIQLKDKAVTLVLVKNPVGLNQVLQMISSDPEDFSLAMLLNANYADGIDTSWIWDGEFEDLLKHHIPTVITGGERRDDITFRLKVAGVTDEQLHETADLDATLAAIEAAPTKHVYVLATYTAVLQLRKKMAEANYIKKGLSV
- the atpB gene encoding F0F1 ATP synthase subunit A; translation: MGDKYPIISILGIRFNLANCLSVLLSAAIVFALVFFLSRKIALKPTKRQNVLEWMIDFTNGIVKSAMPGEEGKQFYLFAFVMFLFVFISNQFGLIFQMKVDEVVWLKSPTADPIITMSLAMIVLVLSHYFSIERLGFGNYLKSYIKPVGFFLPINIIEQFTNFLTLSLRLYGNIFAGEVLLNLLVKMAFSHGPATMLVTAPIQMVWQGFSVFIGSIQAFVFVTLSMVYISEKVEMED
- the upp gene encoding uracil phosphoribosyltransferase, producing MAKFTVLNHPLIQHKLTIIRNKNTGTKVFREVANEIAELMVYEITRDLAMEDVEVETPMGPAIEKQLSGKKLAVVPILRAGLGMVDGVLELIPAAKVGHIGMYRDEKTLQPHEYFVKLPTDIDQRQLFIVDPMLATGGSAIMAIDALKKRGATSMRLVVLVAAPEGVKAVQEAHPDVDIYAAGLDDGLNEEGYIYPGLGDAGDRLFGTK
- the prfA gene encoding peptide chain release factor 1, whose product is MDKMFEQLDGLLDRYAELQELMSDPEVINETSRYMELSKEEAGLREIVGKYTRLKEVLSEVTENEELLRETTDSEMTELVKADLEELQTEKAQLEQEIKILMLPTDPNDEKNIIMEIRGAAGGDEASLFAGDLLNMYQRYAESQNWQTEIIDETATEVGGFKEVAMMITGKNVYSKLKYENGAHRVQRIPKTESQGRVHTSTATVAVMPEYDGVDVELEAKDIRVDVYRASGAGGQHINKTSSAVRMTHIPTGIVVAMQDQRSQQQNRVKAMKILQARVYDYYESQNQSEYDSSRKSAVGSGDRSERIRTYNYPQNRVTDHRIGLTLNKLDRIMNGELGDVIDALILFDQTEKLEQLQDGTAHLS
- the prmC gene encoding peptide chain release factor N(5)-glutamine methyltransferase encodes the protein MAQLTYLKALNWAFLFLEERNKEREAARFLLLGRHHWTTTQLVLHYRDEMPANEYEQYQADLAAFAEDQPAQYILGYANFYGRDFKVTPATLIPRLETEELVEWVLSVAPVKDRPLKVLDVGTGSGAIAITLACERPDWQVAAVDISPAAIAVAQQNAQTLGAKVDFIEGDFLTPVMGQQFDVIVSNPPYIAEDERSVMDASVLKHEPDLALFAPNNGLAFYERFAQEVPAFLEPDGALFLEFGYQQKEAIVRIFEQKDPLFSLEVQKDMANWSRMMRVSYDFNRNLLL
- a CDS encoding L-threonylcarbamoyladenylate synthase, whose translation is METKRYTVNQIEQAAAALNAGELVSFPTETVYGLGADATNPAAVKKVYAAKGRPSDNPLIVHVASVETVEHYAVTSNPAFGQLVKAFWPGSLTIILPLKHGAFDAVVTGGLKTAAFRMPDNQVTLSLIKAAGVPIVGPSANTSGKPSPTLADHVLHDLTGKIAGVIDDGPTGVGLESTVIDLSVATPVILRPGVVTQEAIERVIGPIMTNKHKVGAAETPKAPGMKYKHYAPNAQVYIVANPDDFDAAIDWASQQAVPFGVMAVDTILEKQAKVRFKDQFSLGESVVTASQHLFEGLRYFDLNPEVKLILVQGFAKEGVGLAYMNRLEKSAGQKYFSKQQAD
- a CDS encoding thymidine kinase, with translation MAQLFFRYGAMNSGKSIEILKVAHNYEEQNKSVIILTSGIDNRDGVGIVSSRIGLKREATPIFSDTNIYELVEATNPDAACVLIDESQFLERHHVIEAAKVVDDLNIPVMAFGLKNDFKNELFEGSKYLLLFANKIEEMKTICWFCRKKAIMNLRMNNGLPVYTGEQIQIGGNEAYYPVCRKHYFNPPIQEEIEKEG